The genomic interval TCGCTTTTTCAGGACACAAAGGTCTCTACGGCCCGACGGGAACGGGATGTCTTTACGTGCGCGAGGGCATCGAAATATCCCCCTGGCGCGAGGGCGGAGCCGGAGAAGGTCAGGCGCGGGCATCCTCCGAGGAACTCAAAATGCCGCTCTTTATAGAAACGGGCACACAAAATACCGTCGGCATAGCGGGTCTCGGCGCCGCCGCGAAGTTCGTAGCCGATAATTTTTCGGAGATAGAATCCCGCGCGGCAAAACTTACGCGTATCATAATTGAAGGGTTATCGTCGATAAAAAACGTCGAAGTACTTGGGCCGAAAGATGAATCCGCAAAACTTCCAGTGGTTTCATTTATAGTCAGGCGTGATAATTTTTCCGCGAACGCAATGTCCCTTGCGCTTGACGAAGGTTACGCAATATCCGTGCGCGGGGGCGAACATTGCGCTCCGCTGGCGCACAAAGGATTTTATGAGAGCGGCACGCTTCGCGCAAGTCCGGGTTTTTTCAATACGCCCGAACACGCCGAAAAATTTGTAGAGGCCGTTGCCGGACTGTTGCGGTAAAAAAATAGAAATCTCCCCCTACCCCTCTTTAAAAAGAGGGGTAACCCTCCCCCTTTAAAAAGGGGGAAAGAGGGGGATTTAAATATATTTAATATGAACAGCCGCGCGGATATTGCCGCTATTAAGAAAAACCATCGTTTGCGCAAAGGCGCAATACAAAAAAGAATAGCCGAGTTCAGACGGAAACTTTCCTCGCCGCCCGACGACATTTTCGCGGAGCTTTGTTTCTGTCTCTTGACGCCGCAATCAAAGGCAAAATCCTGCTGGGCGGCGATAGAAAATCTCAAGTCAAAAAAACTTCTCTCTCGCGATTGTCGCGCTCCGGCTTCTGCGCTTGCCGCCGCGATCAGCGGTGTGAGATTTCAGAATAATAAATCGCGCTATCTTGTGGAAGCGCGCGGACATTACGATTCCGTGTGCCGGTCTCCGTCGGGGGTGAAAGGCCTTGCCCGCGCGAAAGCGTCCGCCATAATAAAATTCCGAAATGAGTTGGCCGGCAGGGTCAAAGGTTACGGATTCAAGGAAGCCAGCCACTTTTTAAGAAACGTGGGATTGGGGCGGAATCTTGCCATACTTGACCGCCACATACTCAAAAATCTCGTAAAATTCGGAGTCATAAAAGAAATTCCCGATACGATTGCGCCGAAGGCGTACGTGAAAATGGAAGAAAAAATGCGGCTCTTTTCCGCCGCTCTAAAAATCCCCATGGACGAACTCGACCTTGTTTTCTGGTCGGAAGAGACAGGGGAGATATTCAAATAAAAGACGGTCACTAAGGACTGTCGGGAGAAAATGATGAAAGACAAAGTGGAAGCGGCTCTTAAAAAAGTCAGACCGATGCTGGAACGCGACGGAGGCAATATAGAACTGGTGGAAGTCACCGATTCCGGCGTGGTGAAAGTAAAACTCACCGGCGCGTGCGGCTCCTGCCCCATGAGCCAGATGACCCTTAAAATGGGTGTCGAAAGAATTTTAAGGCAGGAAGTCCCCGAGATAAAATCAGTCGAGGCGGTCTGATGTTTTGTGATGGCAGTGACAGGTCGTTCCGTCAAACCGGCGGGACGCGCTGACCTGACCCTGTATAGCAGAGGATCGTTTATGTCGCGGTTAAAATGTCCCGGCTCCACGCCGGGCAATATCATGTCGGATTCAGTTAAATGCGCTTCCTGCGGGCACGCCACGGAGATATTTTCCGACGAGACGTGGATAAGGTGTCCGTCGTGCGGGTCGCGCGTTGAACGCGCCGCGGACAAAAAGAAGGAAGCGTCCTGCTACGATTGGTGCCGCTCCGCGCGCGAATGTATGGGAGCGGCGGCTTATAATAAATATATGACGGAAAGGAGCGATAAAAATGAAAGTAAAAAGAAAGATAATAAAGATTGACGACGATAAATGCAACGGCTGCGGGCTTTGTATACCAAACTGTCCCGAGGGCGCGTTGCAGGTGGTGGACACCCCGAAAGGCCCAAAGGTGCGGCTTGTAAAAGAAAACTTCTGCGACGGTCTCGGCGCCTGCCTCGGAAACTGTCCGACGGACGCTCTTAAAGTCGTGGAGGCCCAAGTGGACGCCTACGATGAAAAATCCGTGATAAAACACATAAAGAAAAACGCTCCCGAAAAACTCGTGGAGCACATAGAACACCTCAAAGAGCACGCCGCCGAGCTCGACGAAGAAACGCTGAAAGCCGCGGGCATAAAACCCGAAGCCGTCAAAGCGGGCGACGGCGGTCGCGCCGCGCACGCGCATGGCGCTTCGCATAAGGGCGATTCACCCTGCGGATGTCCCTCCGCGTCCACGATGTCGTGGGATGACGACAAAAAAACCGGCGAAGACCGTCGCGGTTCGTGCTGCTCCGATACGGATTCTCCGTCGGAGCTCAGACAGTGGCCCGTCCAGATGAAACTCGTCAATCCGATAGCTCCGTATTTCTCGCTGCCCGGCGGCACAAATCTCGTCGTTGCAGCCGACTGCGTGCCGTTCGCCTACGGTAATTTTCACAGAGATTTCTTGAAAGGCAGGACGGTGGTTATCGGCTGTCCTAAGCTCGATGACATAGAATATTACGTCGAAAAACTTACCGACATATTCAAGGGCGGCAATATCAAAAGTGTGGAGACCATAATAATGGAAGTCCCGTGCTGCTCGGGATTGCGTTCCGCCGTCGACGAAGCCATTCGGCTGAGCGGAAAAAAAATCGCGCACATAACCACGGTAGTCGGCATCAAAGGCGACTTAAAGTAGTGATTAGTGGCGAGTGGTTAGTGTTTAGATGAAATAAAACGGCGTATAGCGCGGATAAATACAGATGAAACTCAGCGATTCTCAGATAGAGCGTTACTCCCGTCAGATAATACTCGACGGCATAGGCGGCGCCGGTCAGAAAAAGCTGCTGGCGGCAAAGGTTCTTGTCGTCGGAGCGGGCGGGCTGGGGTCGTCGTGCGCGTACTATCTGGCCGCCGCCGGCGTGGGAAAAATAACTGTCGCCGATTCGGATAAGGTCGAACTCAATAATTTGCAGCGTCAGATTCTTCATAGTCAAAAATCACTGGGTATGGGCAAGGCGCTGTCGGCCAAAAAAACTATAGAGTCGCTGAATTCCGACGTAAAAGTTACTGCGCTGCCCGTCAGAGTCACCGCGAAAAACGCGCTCGCTTTGGTCCGCGCCGCGGATGCCGTGGCCGATTGTTCGGATAATTTTCCCGCTAAGTACCTGCTCAACGACGCCTGCGTAATAGCCCGTCGTCCTCTGGCGCATTCCGGCATACTCGGCTTTGCCGGACAGATAATAACAGTCCTCCCCGGAATATCCGCCTGCTACCGATGTGTGTTCCCGACCCCGCCCGCTCCGGGGGACATACCGAGCTGCCGCGAGGCCGGAGTGCTGGGCGCTGTGGCGGGACTTTTCGGAATTCTTCAGGCCGCCGAAATCATCAAGATTATACTTGGTATCGGACGACCGCTCTCCGGACGCATTATAGTCGGCGACTTGTTGGGCGGGGAATTCAGGGACATATCCGTTAAAAGAAATCCGTCGTGTCCGGTCTGCGGGCGTCGCCCGACGATAAAGAAGCCGCGCGACTCATCACCCGTCTGCCCGCCTTCGTCCTATGCCATCTCACCGCCGCTCTCACCACTTGTCATTGCGAGGTCAAGGGCTTGCCCCTGACCGTGGCAATCTCACAATAAGTAGGGACAGGTCGCGACCTGTCCCTACAACTCCTCGCAATGACATTGAGGTTTTGTCTTTTGCGGAAGCGCAAGGCGCGTCGCCCGTTTTTTTGAATGATTTTTCCAAATTGATAAAATCCATTACTTCCATGTTTCAAATCATGCGGAACAGATGTGGGTTTCTCAAATCAAACCTCTAATTTTATGATGCGAACGAATTATTGCGGCGAACTTACCGTAAAGAACGAAAATACCCGCGTGTCATTGTGCGGATGGGTGCATTCCCGACGGGATCACGGCGGCGTCATTTTTATAGACCTGCGCGACGTCAAAGGAATTGTACAGACGGTTTTTAATCCCGGTTCGGACATTTTTGCCTCCGCCGAGAATCTTAAACCGGAAAGCGTGGTAAGAATAGAAGGCGCCGTGCGTATGCGTCCCGAAGGAACCCGCAATTCAAAAATAAATACCGGAGACATAGAAGTCGTGGCCGAGAGCGCGGAAGTGTTGAACGAATGCGCGCCGCTTCCTTTTTCCATATCGGACTATGCCGAGGTTTCCGAGGAAGTCCGTCTGAAATACCGTTATCTGGATATGCGCCGCACGTCGGTAAAGGACACGTTTATTTTCCGCTCGCGTTTGAGCGGCGTACTTTCGGAATTTCTCAGGCGTGATGGTTTTTGCGAGGTGGAAACACCTTTTCTTACCAAATCCACACCCGAAGGCGCCCGCGATTTTCTGGTTCCTTCGCGGCTTACGCCCGGCGCTTTTTACGCTCTGCCGCAATCGCCGCAGTTGTTTAAGCAGCTTCTTATGGTTGCGGGATTCGACAGGTATTTTCAGCTCGCCCGCTGCTTCCGCGACGAGGATTTGCGGGCCGACCGCCAACCCGAGTTCACCCAGTTGGATTTAGAGATGTCGTTTGTCGAGGAAAAAGACGTCCGGGATGTAATAGAGCGTTTGCTGGCCGAGGTTTTTGAAAAACTTCTGAATCATAAAATAGCGCTGCCGATTCCGAGCATCTCTTACTCTGAGGCCATGCTCAAGTACGGAAGCGACAAACCGGATTTAAGGTTCGGGATGCCGATAGCGGACTTGACCGGCGAACTTTCGTCGTCGGGATTTAAGGTTTTTCGTCAGGCGGTTGAAAAGGGCTCAGTAGTGCGGGCGTTGAGGATTCCCTGCGCCGCCGCATTTTCGCGCGCCGAGATAGACGGGCTTATAGCCAAGTCGGTTGAGTTCGGCGCCGGCGGACTGGCCTGGATGAAAAAGACCTCTTCGGGTTTTGAGTCCAATATAGTCAAATTCTTCGCTCCGGCGGAACTCGACTCGATTTCTTCCAAGACGGAAGCCGTCGACGGAGACCTTGTGGTTTTTGTGGCCGGTTCGCCCAAAATCGCGGCTTTTATTCTCGGACAGTTGCGGCTTCTTATGGCCGAGCGTCTCAAAGTAAAGCGCGAGGGTTATAATTTTGTCTGGATAACGGATTTTCCTCTGCTTGAGAAAGACGAGACGGATGGCGGGTGGGCGGCTATGCACCATCCGTTCACGTCGCCGGCCGATACCGCGGGTTTCCTCGAAGATAAAATCCCCGTCGAAAAACTGCGCGCCCGCGCGTATGACATAGTTCTTAACGGCACCGAATTGGGCGGCGGATCCATACGCATACATTCGCCGTCCGTGCAGCGAAAAATATTTGCGCTGCTGGGAATATCCGACGACGACGCCCGCCGCAAGTTCGGTTTTTTGCTCGACGCTCTCAACTACGGCGCGCCGCCCCACGGAGGCATCGCGCTCGGCATCGACCGACTGGCGGCTATTATGCTCGGAGAAAATTCCATACGCGAGGTCATAGCTTTTCCTAAAACTCAGAGAGGTTCCTGTCCTTTGACAGGCGCCCCCGCCGATGTTTCCGAAAAGCAACTCCGCGAAATTTATATAAAGACAACAGTTTCAAAGGAAAAGGAAAAATGAGCGCGTTAAAAGTGGCAGTCGCCGGCGCGACCGGCGCCGTCGGTATCGAGATGATAAAAATGCTGGACAGCAGGAACTTTCCCGTCGGAGAGCTTATACCTCTTGCGTCCGAACGTTCCGAAGGCAAAAAGGTCGTTTTTCGCGGCAAGGAAGTAGCGGTCAGAAATCTGGATAAATTTACCGCCGCGCTTCCGGCGGGAGCGCCCGCTTTGGCGCTATTTTCGGCCGGCGGCGATGTTTCCAAACTTTACGCTCCCAAGTTTGCCGCAGCCGGCTGTTTCGTAGTGGACAATTCTTCGGCGTTCAGGATGGATGACGGCGTTCCGCTGGTCGTTCCGGAAGTAAACGCCGATGTCCTGTCGGCCGATAAAAAAATAATAGCCAATCCCAATTGCTCGACGGTACAAATGGTCGTGACTCTGGCGCCTCTTCACAAAGCCGCCAACATCCGCCGCGTGATTGTGGCCACCTACCAGTCCGTTTCGGGAGCCGGCGGCCGCGCCATGGAAGAATTGCTGTCGCAGACCAAAGCGGTCGTCGAAGGCCGTCGGGTTCCGCCTCCGTCGAAGTTCGCTTATCAGATTGCTTTCAATCTGATTCCGCAGATAGACGTATTCCTTGAAAACGGATACACTAAAGAAGAGATGAAGATGGTCAATGAGACCAAAAAAATTATGCGCGACAGTTCGATAGAGTTGTCGGCCACGTGCGTCAGGGTGCCGGTTATGAGAGCGCACTCGGAAGCGGTCTGGGTCGAGTTCGAAAAAGACATTTCGCCCGACGAGGCGCGTGACATACTCAGGAAAGCTCCCGGAATAGAAGTTGTCGACGACCCGTCGGCGAAAAAATATCCGATGCCTCTGGACGCGCAGAACAAGCAGATGACCTACGTCGGGCGAATCAGGCGCGACGTGTCCGCGGCAAAAAAATCATTGACTTTTTGGATAGTTTCTGATAATCTACTGAAAGGCGCCGCGTTGAATGCCGTGGAGATAGCCGAAGCTCTTTTAAATAAGAAGTATTTGGTATAATCTTCGGCCAGTATGCCAGGCACGGGACTAATATGTCAAAAAAACTTATAGTCAACGCCGACGATATGGGGCTCAGGGAGTCCGTTAACCGCGGGATAGTCGTCGCCCACAGAAACGGAGTGGTCACATCCGTGAGTTTGTTCGCCGAGGGCGAGGCCACTGCCGACGCCGTCGCCAAGATAAAGGAAAATCCCTCGCTTGGCGTGGGGCTTCATCTTAATCTTGATAAATATTTCACTATCGACCACCACAAAGGCAGCGCCGTGGGCTTTATCTCTCCGGCGCCTTCCATCGACGAAATAAAACAAGAAATCCTCAGACAGTTCGACGTATATCTTTCCTTCGACCTGGGTTGCGATCACATTGACTCTCATCATCACGCGCATTTGGAGCCGGGGATATTCAAAGTGGTCTGTGAAGCCGCGGCGTCCCGCGGAGTAAAAGCCGTGCGGCTGCCGCATAAGTTCTTTCCCGATTATAAAGAGTATGAGCCCCTTAAAAATACCCTTGATTTTAATAATCTGAAATATCCCGACCACTGCATAGAAGGTTGGTATTGGGGCAACGTCGACGAGAATTATCATGTTGCCGAGCTCCTGACGCATCCCGGTTACGGCGAGCTTTGGCGGGAAGCGGAGCTGGCCCACTGCTGTCAGCCGCAGTTGAAACAGTATTTCCTCGACCAGCGCATTGAACTCTCCAAGTTCTCCGATTTGTAAGACCTTATTTTTTTACATTCTTTGTCAACCGGTATGTAACTCCGGTTTACACATAAAGGATAAGAACCGTGACGATAAATATTGAACATCTGGCATCCAAAGTTCTCGACGGTAAAACTCTCGATGAAAAAGAATGCGAGTCGATTTTTTTTGCCGGTTACGAGCGACTGTCCGAAGTTATGTTTTATGCCGATAAGATAAGACGGCATCATAAGGGAGACCGCGTCCGTCTGTGTTCTATAATAAATGCCAAGTCGGGGATGTGCTCCGAGGATTGCCGTTTTTGCGCGCAGAGCTCCCATGCGCGTTCAAAAGTGGATTCATATCCGCTGGTTTCGTCCGGCGAAATCCTTTCGGCTTACAAGAAAGCCGACGGAGCGGGCGCGTTGTGTTTTGGCGTGGTCACTTCGGGCAGGGGAGTATCCGCGGAAGAAATTGAGCGAATCGGGGAAGTGATAAAAAAAATATCCTCGCAGAGAGCCGCGAATCCGTCGAAGAGGTTCTCCCGTATCAGCGCTTCTCTGGGCGAATTAAGCCGTGAACAAATCGTTTATCTGAAAAATTGCGGTCTTCAAAAGTATCATCATAATCTTGAAACATCGGAAAAATATTTTCCGTCCGTATGCACCACTCATTCTTATTCCGACAGGATAAAGACGCTGAACGCTCTAAAGGCCGCGGGTCTGGATTTGTGTTGCGGCGGACTTTTCGGCATAGGTGAAAGCGCGCTCGACCGTTTTGAGTTCGCGATGGAGTTGCGGGGGATTTCGCCGTCGTCGGTGCCGCTTAATTTTCTTAATCCTGTGGCGGGGACCGAACTTGAAAACGCGCCGCGTTTGTCGCCCCGTGAAATACTGGGCATTATCGCGGCGTTCCGGTTTGCTTTGCCCGACAAGGATATAAGCGTTTGCGGGGGCAGGGAAGTGAATCTTAGAGATTTGCAGTCGTGGATTTTTTATGCGGGAGCCAACGGTATGATGACCGGCGGCTACCTGACTACGACGGGACGCTCTCCGGATGAGGACAGACGAATGATAGACGATCTGGGGCTTGAGGTCGGCGGTGAGTAAAAAAGTCGCCGTTGTCACCGGCGGCGCCCGGGGTATAGGAAGGCGTATCGCCGCGGAGTTCGCGTCGGCGGGGTATCGCGTAGCCGTAAATTGCAACAGGTCGGCCGATGCGGCCGCTAAGTTTATCTGCGAGCTTCACGCCGGCGGGTTTGAGGCCGAAAGTTTTAAGGCCGATGTGTCCAAATCTTCCGAAGTTCGCGATATGATGGAAAGCATTTTTCGCAAATTCGGAAGGATGGATGTCGTGATCAACAATGCCGCGGTTATACGCGACAGAACCGTGTCTAAAATGTCTGACGACGAATGGAACGAGGTGATTTCGACGGATCTTTCCGCCGTGTTTTACGTTACAAGAGAGGCGGCAAAATTTTTTACGCGCGGCGGATCGGGCGGCTCCATAGTGAATATTTCTTCCATTGTCGGCGTGCGCGGTAACGTCGGCGAGGCGAATTACGCGGCGGCCAAGGGCGGTTTGATATCGTTGAGCAAATCGTCGGCGATTGAATTGGGAGGTACGGGAATAAGAGTCAACTGTGTTTTGCCGGGCTTTCATCTTACCGATATGGGGCGCGCGGCTCCGGAGGCGTATTACCGGAAGAATGCGGCGGAAAGCGTGCTGAAAACGACGACTTCCGTTG from Elusimicrobia bacterium HGW-Elusimicrobia-1 carries:
- a CDS encoding DNA lyase, whose protein sequence is MNSRADIAAIKKNHRLRKGAIQKRIAEFRRKLSSPPDDIFAELCFCLLTPQSKAKSCWAAIENLKSKKLLSRDCRAPASALAAAISGVRFQNNKSRYLVEARGHYDSVCRSPSGVKGLARAKASAIIKFRNELAGRVKGYGFKEASHFLRNVGLGRNLAILDRHILKNLVKFGVIKEIPDTIAPKAYVKMEEKMRLFSAALKIPMDELDLVFWSEETGEIFK
- a CDS encoding 4Fe-4S ferredoxin — translated: MKVKRKIIKIDDDKCNGCGLCIPNCPEGALQVVDTPKGPKVRLVKENFCDGLGACLGNCPTDALKVVEAQVDAYDEKSVIKHIKKNAPEKLVEHIEHLKEHAAELDEETLKAAGIKPEAVKAGDGGRAAHAHGASHKGDSPCGCPSASTMSWDDDKKTGEDRRGSCCSDTDSPSELRQWPVQMKLVNPIAPYFSLPGGTNLVVAADCVPFAYGNFHRDFLKGRTVVIGCPKLDDIEYYVEKLTDIFKGGNIKSVETIIMEVPCCSGLRSAVDEAIRLSGKKIAHITTVVGIKGDLK
- a CDS encoding adenylyltransferase, whose protein sequence is MKLSDSQIERYSRQIILDGIGGAGQKKLLAAKVLVVGAGGLGSSCAYYLAAAGVGKITVADSDKVELNNLQRQILHSQKSLGMGKALSAKKTIESLNSDVKVTALPVRVTAKNALALVRAADAVADCSDNFPAKYLLNDACVIARRPLAHSGILGFAGQIITVLPGISACYRCVFPTPPAPGDIPSCREAGVLGAVAGLFGILQAAEIIKIILGIGRPLSGRIIVGDLLGGEFRDISVKRNPSCPVCGRRPTIKKPRDSSPVCPPSSYAISPPLSPLVIARSRACP
- a CDS encoding aspartate--tRNA ligase — translated: MMRTNYCGELTVKNENTRVSLCGWVHSRRDHGGVIFIDLRDVKGIVQTVFNPGSDIFASAENLKPESVVRIEGAVRMRPEGTRNSKINTGDIEVVAESAEVLNECAPLPFSISDYAEVSEEVRLKYRYLDMRRTSVKDTFIFRSRLSGVLSEFLRRDGFCEVETPFLTKSTPEGARDFLVPSRLTPGAFYALPQSPQLFKQLLMVAGFDRYFQLARCFRDEDLRADRQPEFTQLDLEMSFVEEKDVRDVIERLLAEVFEKLLNHKIALPIPSISYSEAMLKYGSDKPDLRFGMPIADLTGELSSSGFKVFRQAVEKGSVVRALRIPCAAAFSRAEIDGLIAKSVEFGAGGLAWMKKTSSGFESNIVKFFAPAELDSISSKTEAVDGDLVVFVAGSPKIAAFILGQLRLLMAERLKVKREGYNFVWITDFPLLEKDETDGGWAAMHHPFTSPADTAGFLEDKIPVEKLRARAYDIVLNGTELGGGSIRIHSPSVQRKIFALLGISDDDARRKFGFLLDALNYGAPPHGGIALGIDRLAAIMLGENSIREVIAFPKTQRGSCPLTGAPADVSEKQLREIYIKTTVSKEKEK
- a CDS encoding aspartate-semialdehyde dehydrogenase, producing MSALKVAVAGATGAVGIEMIKMLDSRNFPVGELIPLASERSEGKKVVFRGKEVAVRNLDKFTAALPAGAPALALFSAGGDVSKLYAPKFAAAGCFVVDNSSAFRMDDGVPLVVPEVNADVLSADKKIIANPNCSTVQMVVTLAPLHKAANIRRVIVATYQSVSGAGGRAMEELLSQTKAVVEGRRVPPPSKFAYQIAFNLIPQIDVFLENGYTKEEMKMVNETKKIMRDSSIELSATCVRVPVMRAHSEAVWVEFEKDISPDEARDILRKAPGIEVVDDPSAKKYPMPLDAQNKQMTYVGRIRRDVSAAKKSLTFWIVSDNLLKGAALNAVEIAEALLNKKYLV
- the bioB gene encoding biotin synthase BioB gives rise to the protein MFYADKIRRHHKGDRVRLCSIINAKSGMCSEDCRFCAQSSHARSKVDSYPLVSSGEILSAYKKADGAGALCFGVVTSGRGVSAEEIERIGEVIKKISSQRAANPSKRFSRISASLGELSREQIVYLKNCGLQKYHHNLETSEKYFPSVCTTHSYSDRIKTLNALKAAGLDLCCGGLFGIGESALDRFEFAMELRGISPSSVPLNFLNPVAGTELENAPRLSPREILGIIAAFRFALPDKDISVCGGREVNLRDLQSWIFYAGANGMMTGGYLTTTGRSPDEDRRMIDDLGLEVGGE
- a CDS encoding 3-oxoacyl-ACP reductase; this encodes MWGLRSAVSKKVAVVTGGARGIGRRIAAEFASAGYRVAVNCNRSADAAAKFICELHAGGFEAESFKADVSKSSEVRDMMESIFRKFGRMDVVINNAAVIRDRTVSKMSDDEWNEVISTDLSAVFYVTREAAKFFTRGGSGGSIVNISSIVGVRGNVGEANYAAAKGGLISLSKSSAIELGGTGIRVNCVLPGFHLTDMGRAAPEAYYRKNAAESVLKTTTSVDELARFVVFISELQTVSGQVFNVDSRII